Part of the Rhodohalobacter barkolensis genome, CGAAAACATGAGAGTTTATGAGCTTTTTGATTTCATCAAAGGCCTCAGAGATCAGGATCCCGTTTATGAAGAGGAATTGATCGATCAGTTCACGCTTCGACCGGAACTGGAAAAATCACTTCGGAACTTATCAGGCGGTAATCGGCAAAAAGTAGGTGCTACGCTGGCAATGATGTTCAATCCCGATATTCTCTTTTTTGATGAACCGACCGCCGGGCTCGATCCCCGTTCAAGCCATAAGTTTAAAAAGCGTGTAGAGAATGAGAAAGAGGATGGAAAAACGGTAATTATCACATCTCACATCATGAGTGAGCTGGAGCAGCTGGTGGATCACGTTGTCTTTATCCTGGATGGAAATATTAGATACTACGGTTCTATGGAGAAGCTGCTGAATGAGAGCAATGAAACTCGTTTAGAAGCGGCAATTGCAACCATGATGGATGAAGACCCGCAGGAGGTAGCAGCATGAGTTTATTGATGCATATTATCCAAAACGAATGGAAATCACTGCTGCGCGGTAAATGGGTAATCGGTTATGGCCT contains:
- a CDS encoding ABC transporter ATP-binding protein, yielding MIEIENVKKSFGQLDVLKGMSLTIPKGQATGIVGPNGAGKTTLIKTILGLVKADSGLIKVNGQPLDKDGKYRKNIGYMPQVARYPENMRVYELFDFIKGLRDQDPVYEEELIDQFTLRPELEKSLRNLSGGNRQKVGATLAMMFNPDILFFDEPTAGLDPRSSHKFKKRVENEKEDGKTVIITSHIMSELEQLVDHVVFILDGNIRYYGSMEKLLNESNETRLEAAIATMMDEDPQEVAA